Below is a genomic region from Telmatobacter sp. DSM 110680.
TTTGCTTGTGGGACGTCGCCATCTTGCGATTTTTGTTCTGACGTTTTATCTGGCAGCGCAGTTCGCGGCTCTTTGGTTACTGACTCCGACGTGGTTTCCGGCTTCTCGCGAGCTAGCAGCGCGTCAAGACGGTACTCAGCATTATCGGCTTCAGCGGAAGCGGAGTGCACCTTTTCGCTCAAGGCTTGCAACTCTGCCTTGCTGGGCGCTGGTTCGCCGGCAATCGCAAGCAGGGCCGGCATCTGCAGCCACCAGAGCAATTCTTCGTAGGGCTCGCACACCAAATAGGTGTGACCGCCAGCCTCGTGAACACCAGCCAACCAGCGGACATCAGGGTCAGTCCAGAGAGCGCGCTGAAGGCCAGCGACGATTGGTTCTGCAGCCACAGCGACCGGAACCTTTGCTATCGGAACGAATTTCGCCGTTTTTCCAAGAACATTTGCATCGCCAGCGATCGGTCCGGGGGTGTCGGCAGGCTTCACTTCACTGCCCTCCAACGTGGGAGTAACAAACTCCGGCGCATCCGACACTTCCTTCCCACTTTTGGACTGTGCCAGCAGGACGACCTTGATGCGAGCGGCAGCACGCCATCCGGTTTCGCCTTCGAATCCGAGGCGGGTGAATGACTCGGCAAGTGGCTGGCGCAGGCGCAGGCGATCAAAGAGGTCGAGCGCGACTTGTTCCGGCTTTTCTGCGTCGATAGAGTCCGCAAGTGTTTCAAGAGCACACCAGGCGATAATGGGACCCCACATGGCGGTCGCGGTCATTTGCGGACTGGGGCTGGGAAGAACGCGACGCGCAGCGGCTGTCCACGGTTTCGGAAAGAGCGTTTCAACAACTGGAATACGCATAGCTGCGCTGAGGCGTTCGCGGAAGGCAGGCCCGAGCAGTCCGGGCATGGTCATGTCCTTTTGGATACCGGAGCGCGAACGATACGCCGGCTGCGCGACGCGCAGGAATGCCTCGCAGCGGGTCCATGCAACATTGAACAGCTCGCTGCGCTTGCGATTCACCTTGCGATCGAGAGCCGCACTTACGGTACCGGTTCCGGCGGTGGCGCGCGGATGTTCGGCCAGGTCGGTGAGGAGGCGAATCATGTCCTGATCGAGAAGGGCATGGACTGATTGATACAGGGGCTGTAACTCCATGTCGACCAGCGCGTCATCAAGGCTGGGGACGCCACGACCGTTGAGTTGATCGCAGAGGCGGTCCCACGGCTTCTCAGCGGATGCCCATTTCTCATGCCAGTCCATAAATACGTGGCACTGGTAGGCGCTCAATTGCAGCGTGATGCCTCGGCTGGCGAACTCGTTGGCGCGACGAAGATACTCAAGTCCGGTAAGCGTGTCGCGGTAGGCGAGAATTGCGCCGGTATCTCCGCCGAATCCCAGGCCATCGCCGATGGTGCGCTGGCGGAGTTGAGAAGTACCCTTGTCGGCGTATGCGGCGGAGTTATGGATGGTGCCGTGCGCGGTGCCGTAGTGATTGTTGTAGACGATAAGTGCGCGCTCGTTGCCGGTGCGGTTGGAGTAGGCGAAGATGTTTTCGTCGACGGAACCGGAGCCTTCGAAAAAGTCGTAGAGCAGGAAGTTGTGGCTCTCGGCAAAGACCCAGCGGCGTTTGAGCAGGGGGGCGATTTCACGATCGTGGCGCTCCACTAGCCAGTGATCGGGCGTCTCGTCGTAACGCGGGCGGTAGTACTCCATTCCATACTTTTCTGTGAAGCCTTCGATCTGTCCGTGGCCGAACATCGGGAGGCCGGGCAACGTGGCCATCAGGGCAGCAACGCCGAAACATTTGTCGCCTTTGCCAAATTGATCAATTGCCGTTCTTTCATCAGGATTGCTCATGAAGTTGACGTAACGCTTCATGATGTCCGGATCGAATTCAAGCGTGTTTTTGATGACCGAACGATACTCGGCGTTTTTCTCGTCGCGCATCATGTTCATGAAGGCGCTGTTGTAGACGCGATGCATGCCGAGGGTGCGAACGAAGTAGCCTTCCATGAGCCAGAAAGCTTCGGCGAGCAGCAGCGTGCCCGGCACTTCAGCGGCAACACGATCCACCACTTCGCGCCAGAATTCATGGGGCATGTGCTGGTTGAATTCCGCCTGGCTCATGCTGTATTCGGCACGCGAAGGAATGGCACCACTGGATCCCGGGCCTGGAAACCAGAGTCGATGAAAGTGGCGCTTGGCAAGCGTCATGGCGGCGTCGAAGCGGATGACTGGGAAGAGGCGCGCCACGTAAAGGATGGTTTGAATCACCTGCTCCCGCACGGCAGGATTCAGGTAATCGAGTTGCGCGGTATCGTTCCAGGGAAAGCTGGTGCCGTCGTTGCCGTGATAGATGTAGCGGGTGTCGTTGGTCCACTTGTCTCGGCGCTGGAAGACAACGGCTGCATCGGTTTGTTCAAAGTAATGGTCGTCGATTTTGATTTCGACGCGGCCATCGTGCGATAGGTCGGGGCCGTTGAAGCTGTACGCAGGGTAGGGCTTGTCCGGGCGGGAGATGAACCACTCCGGATGCTCGATGACCCACGGCGAATCGATGCCCATGTGGTTGGGCACCATGTCGCTGGCGAGGCGAATGCCCTTGTGATAGCAGCGGTCGCGCAGATTGATATAGGCGGATTCACCGCCAAGATCTTCGGCGATTTTGTAGTCGAAGAGAGAGTACGCCGAGGCTACAGCGTCCTGGTTGCCGCAGAGTTGCTTGATTGTCTTCGATGCACGGCTGCGTTCCCAGACGCCGATGAGCCAGAGAGAATTAAGACCGCGATGGGCGAGGGTTGCAAGCTCTTCGTCGGGGATCTGGTCGAGACGGTGGATGTGACGGCCGTACTGCTTGCTGAGCTGCGCGAGCCAGACGTAGGTGCTCTTTGCAATCAGTACAGTGTTCGGCATCCACGCGGTGTCGGGACTGAATTTTTCGTATTCGTTTGCGGGATCGCCGAAGGTGGGAACCTGGGACTCGCTTACGATCGAAGGCCACTGCTGGGTTCCGCTTTCGCGGCGACGACGTGCTGCTTCTTCGGCGGCAGCGCGAATGCGCGCTGCGTCCGGATTGAACTGCATCCAGATGGCCAGCTCTTCCTCGTGCAGAACTTCGCCAGCCATCATCAGGAATTTGTCCATGCTGTCGCCCAGCAACGGACGCCAGAGTTTGCGGATGAGGGCAAGCTGCTCAGCTAACGAAGCGGGAGCACCGCTGACGGGCGCACGCAGCAGGTCGAGAAGGCTGATGGCGGTCGCGCCTTCGATGGGAATCAGAGGACGGGTGGAGAAATATTGCGGCAGTTCCTGGGTTACCTGGCGGTAGACGGTCCTCTCTGCGAGAGGCTTGTCTTCGAAAAGTTCTTCAAACTGCTTGAATGCTTCGTTGCGATTGGCGGACCACAGGAGCAGCAGTTCTTCCAGGGCGGCAGCCCGGTGCGGAATGCTGCCGGTCTTGCCGTTGAGCCATTGGCGCGGCGTCTCCTGCCCGCGCATCACGGTCTGACCCGGAAAATGCTCGACAAACGTGAGCAGCATGGTGTCGAGTTCGGGCGAGCCGACACGGCCAGCGAACCAGTCGAGGGCGGCGGTCATGACTTCGGGGTCAAATTGCTCGCGATAACGCGCCATCAGGACGTGACTCGCTTCGTCGATGAGGCCCATCGCAAACAGCGCACCCGCGTGGACTGCCTGATCGGGGTACTTGCCCGCCTGGCGCACCTGGTTCATCTGGTGGGCGAAGGCGCGGCACGCCGAAACGTTGGCAAAGACCACGTTGCCGTTATAGGAAAAAAGCGACTCCGCGAAACGATACCGTTCGCGTGCCTTTCGAGAGATGTGGAACTCCATCATGAGAAATCCAGCTCCCATGCAAACGCCGTACAAGACGTGCAGTTGATTACTGCGGGTTTTCTTTTCCGTGGTTTACGAGCTATGCCGCCGGGACAAAACGAGGCCAGTCAGTAAAGTAACACTTCGAGGGGACAAGGTGGCAGGCAAAGGTCTGAAAGCTGAAAGACAACAATCCATGGAACGCAAATGTTGGGAACTCTCCGAAACGAGACCGAATTGCCACGACAGCGGCAAGACCGGTAAACTTATGATGCGCTTTCGTATTGTGCACGCCACCAAATGCTGGGAGAAGTTCCAGTGAGTGGAACGCGGGTGCAAGATTTTGTGGATTGCGCTGCTTCTTGCCATGGATCGCCGGCCGCCGGGCCCCAGCGACTGCCTCGGGAAGTGGTACTACAAGCCGCGGAGAGGTGGCAGAGCCCGGTTGAATGCACCTGACTCGAAATCAGGCATAGGGGTAACTCTATCGGGAGTTCGAATCTCCCCCTCTCCGCCATAATTCACTGACGACTATTTAGACTGGATGTCGGTGTAAATATAAGAAACTACGATTCCATCTTGAGAGTCCTCACCGGAATCGATGAGCTTGGTAAATCACCAGTCCGGGCCGATAGGGATGCGACGAGAGCCAAAAAGGAAGAGCGCAAACGAGCTTGCGTGGTTTAAACATTCCTGCTATCCCTGAGTGACAGACAAGAGCCGGCGCGAATCTACGGGATCAGACCCCTACGATGCGGGGTTACTCCCAGCGAAAGATCCTGGAAGACAGAGCTGTGCACAAAATAAAGAATATGACCATCGCGGCGACATCGCTCGTGTGGGTAGACCAGCCTTCGCCATTCCAAATCCCTTTCAGCAAGCTGACGGCGTAGGTGAGCGGCAGGGCGCGTGCGACAGTGTTAAGCGCGGGCGGAAGAACGGAAAGCGGCACAAACAATCCCGATATCGCGATCATTGGATACAGAATGAGCGCACCGATCGGCTGCGCAAAGCGTGCCGTGGGAACAATGCTGGCGATGATGAAGCCAACCGAAAGAATGCTGCAGGTACTGATCATGAGCGCCGCGGTGAAGGATAGCCATGGAACGTGTGCGCCAGGAGGAAAGTAATGTCTGCCTGCCAGGACCATCAGAATAAGCGTCGCCGCCGTGAGCATGAGTTTCACAATCACGTGGGCTGCCAGAATGGTGTACGGGCGCAAAGGAGTGGCCCTGAGACGTTTAAGGATGCCGCTTTCGCGATAGATGGAGATGATGGTGACCATCGAGAGCACGGCGCTGATGACGATGAGAAGTGATACGAAGACCGGGATCCCGGCACCGGAAAGTCCACCACCCGGTATGGAAGAAGGCCCTACCCGGTGGTAAGTAATGCGACGCAGCACCATGAAGATCAGCACGGGAAAAAGAACAGTTCCCATGGCGCCAAGCGGTTCGCGCATGAATACTTTCATTTCGATCCAGATCAGTTTCGACAGTCCACGAAGCATCATGTCTTTTCCCTACTCGCGTATTGAATGGCCGGTGAGCTTTAGAAAGACGTCCTCAAGGTTGGGGAGAATGGTTCGGAAATCCGTAACGCGAATCTGATTGTCCGAAAGGCAATGAATCACTTCGGTGACAAAGTCGTCTCCAGTGCCGCTGATCGTGTAGCGTTTGCCATTGCAACTTACCGACTCTACTCCGGGGATCTGCTGAAAGCGCTGCTGCGCCTGGACGTTGTCTGTATCCATGACGACCGTTCTCTGCGGACAATGACGAGCTACGATCTTCTCCGGCGTGTCTATCTCGATGATCCGGCCATGTTCCATGATGGCGACGCGGTCGCAGAGTCGTTCGGCTTCTTCCATTAGGTGCGTGGTGAGGAAGACCGTCTTGCCGCGGTCGCGGATGCCGCGAACCAAGTCCCAGATGGCTCGACGGGCCTGTGGATCAAGGCCGGTTGTCAACTCGTCGAGAAACACCACTTCAGGATCGTTGATCAATGCCAGTGCGATGAACAGCCGTTGTTTCTGGCCCCCGGAGAGATCCATAAACCAGGAGTTGCGCTTGTCGGCGAGACCTAACTGTTCGAGCAGGCGTTCGCCATCGACGGCTTTCTTGCGATAGAGCGACGCCCAGAGGTCGACCGCTTCCCAGACTTTGATTCTTTTCTGTAGCTGCGCCTGTTGAAGTTGAACGCCAATGCGCTCCTGGAGCATGTAGGCCTGGCGGACGGGATCGAGACCGAGGACGGCGATAGTGCCGCGGTCAGGCTTGCGAACCCCTTCGACACATTCCATGGTGGTGGTTTTTCCCGCGCCATTGGGGCCGATTAGACCGAAGATTTCTCCTTCGTTAACGACGAAAGACGCTTCCTCGACGGCTATGGTCGTGCCGTAGGCCTTTCGGATGCCGGAAACCTGAATGACTGGATGCATGGGGGCTTTTGAATTGCAGCGGTGGGGTAGCCTGTTCGGAGTTTATCTCAGCGAGTTGCGGCGGAAGCTAATCGCGCCTACGAATCGTAGAGCGAAGAGCGCAACGAGTGCGGAAATCGTCCGCACAGATGAGGCTTCGGCTATGCTGGATCCTGCTCAAGAAACAGGGTTGAACGGAGAGATCCATATGGTGTTGAGGGACGGAATCGACATGATGACAGGGCTCCGCAATACGGTCACAAAAGGTTGGTATAAACAATTTGCGGTTGTGCTGAAGGTCACGCTCACCGTCATCCTGGCAACGGCTGCGATGCTAGCGCCTGCGCAGGTGGAATACGTTGATCCGACGATTGGAAATGTCGGCGTTCTT
It encodes:
- a CDS encoding alpha-amylase family glycosyl hydrolase, producing the protein MMEFHISRKARERYRFAESLFSYNGNVVFANVSACRAFAHQMNQVRQAGKYPDQAVHAGALFAMGLIDEASHVLMARYREQFDPEVMTAALDWFAGRVGSPELDTMLLTFVEHFPGQTVMRGQETPRQWLNGKTGSIPHRAAALEELLLLWSANRNEAFKQFEELFEDKPLAERTVYRQVTQELPQYFSTRPLIPIEGATAISLLDLLRAPVSGAPASLAEQLALIRKLWRPLLGDSMDKFLMMAGEVLHEEELAIWMQFNPDAARIRAAAEEAARRRRESGTQQWPSIVSESQVPTFGDPANEYEKFSPDTAWMPNTVLIAKSTYVWLAQLSKQYGRHIHRLDQIPDEELATLAHRGLNSLWLIGVWERSRASKTIKQLCGNQDAVASAYSLFDYKIAEDLGGESAYINLRDRCYHKGIRLASDMVPNHMGIDSPWVIEHPEWFISRPDKPYPAYSFNGPDLSHDGRVEIKIDDHYFEQTDAAVVFQRRDKWTNDTRYIYHGNDGTSFPWNDTAQLDYLNPAVREQVIQTILYVARLFPVIRFDAAMTLAKRHFHRLWFPGPGSSGAIPSRAEYSMSQAEFNQHMPHEFWREVVDRVAAEVPGTLLLAEAFWLMEGYFVRTLGMHRVYNSAFMNMMRDEKNAEYRSVIKNTLEFDPDIMKRYVNFMSNPDERTAIDQFGKGDKCFGVAALMATLPGLPMFGHGQIEGFTEKYGMEYYRPRYDETPDHWLVERHDREIAPLLKRRWVFAESHNFLLYDFFEGSGSVDENIFAYSNRTGNERALIVYNNHYGTAHGTIHNSAAYADKGTSQLRQRTIGDGLGFGGDTGAILAYRDTLTGLEYLRRANEFASRGITLQLSAYQCHVFMDWHEKWASAEKPWDRLCDQLNGRGVPSLDDALVDMELQPLYQSVHALLDQDMIRLLTDLAEHPRATAGTGTVSAALDRKVNRKRSELFNVAWTRCEAFLRVAQPAYRSRSGIQKDMTMPGLLGPAFRERLSAAMRIPVVETLFPKPWTAAARRVLPSPSPQMTATAMWGPIIAWCALETLADSIDAEKPEQVALDLFDRLRLRQPLAESFTRLGFEGETGWRAAARIKVVLLAQSKSGKEVSDAPEFVTPTLEGSEVKPADTPGPIAGDANVLGKTAKFVPIAKVPVAVAAEPIVAGLQRALWTDPDVRWLAGVHEAGGHTYLVCEPYEELLWWLQMPALLAIAGEPAPSKAELQALSEKVHSASAEADNAEYRLDALLAREKPETTSESVTKEPRTALPDKTSEQKSQDGDVPQAKVADDPTTQKDLRGNSKK
- a CDS encoding ABC transporter permease → MMLRGLSKLIWIEMKVFMREPLGAMGTVLFPVLIFMVLRRITYHRVGPSSIPGGGLSGAGIPVFVSLLIVISAVLSMVTIISIYRESGILKRLRATPLRPYTILAAHVIVKLMLTAATLILMVLAGRHYFPPGAHVPWLSFTAALMISTCSILSVGFIIASIVPTARFAQPIGALILYPMIAISGLFVPLSVLPPALNTVARALPLTYAVSLLKGIWNGEGWSTHTSDVAAMVIFFILCTALSSRIFRWE
- a CDS encoding ABC transporter ATP-binding protein, giving the protein MHPVIQVSGIRKAYGTTIAVEEASFVVNEGEIFGLIGPNGAGKTTTMECVEGVRKPDRGTIAVLGLDPVRQAYMLQERIGVQLQQAQLQKRIKVWEAVDLWASLYRKKAVDGERLLEQLGLADKRNSWFMDLSGGQKQRLFIALALINDPEVVFLDELTTGLDPQARRAIWDLVRGIRDRGKTVFLTTHLMEEAERLCDRVAIMEHGRIIEIDTPEKIVARHCPQRTVVMDTDNVQAQQRFQQIPGVESVSCNGKRYTISGTGDDFVTEVIHCLSDNQIRVTDFRTILPNLEDVFLKLTGHSIRE